A genomic segment from Halomonas sp. GD1P12 encodes:
- a CDS encoding aminoacyl-histidine dipeptidase, with translation MNAHLDALEPTLVWRHFRTLCNTPRPSGREAALVATLETWAEALGLAHDRDDFGNLRIKKPASPGCESAPGVILQGHLDMVAQANADTPHDFDNDPIRTYVDSGWLHADGTTLGADNGLGVAAILAVLEDDTLTHGPLEALFTLEEETSMGGALNLAENWLDGSLLLNLDSEERGEAYIGCAGGADVMVDARLPGKALAERETVIELALTGLKGGHSGIDIHKPLGNANRLLVRALRALDMLDARLIDYKGGTLRNAIPREAFATLALPIDELDTAFDKIARLEEVLKAELGSGDPNVSLKARRVEAVVEAEPLTHDASTMLISALYAAPCGVERMSADVEGVVETSNNLGVLSLEQGRLHLCALVRSLHDSAAEALADRFSALFGLMGARVKVENGYPGWAPNPQSALLAIFKARHQAVLGSEPAVKVIHAGLECGILGTKYPDLDMISFGPLIRGAHSPDERVELASVTEFWTMLRALIEALAEKR, from the coding sequence ATGAACGCACACCTGGACGCGCTGGAACCCACGCTGGTATGGCGCCACTTTCGTACGCTGTGTAACACGCCCAGGCCCTCCGGCCGGGAAGCCGCGCTGGTCGCGACGCTCGAAACCTGGGCCGAGGCGCTTGGCCTGGCCCACGACCGCGACGACTTCGGCAACCTGCGCATCAAAAAACCGGCAAGCCCCGGGTGTGAAAGCGCCCCCGGCGTGATCCTTCAGGGCCATCTGGACATGGTCGCCCAGGCCAATGCCGATACCCCCCACGATTTCGATAACGACCCGATCCGCACCTACGTCGACAGCGGCTGGCTGCACGCCGACGGCACGACCCTGGGCGCGGACAACGGTCTTGGCGTGGCGGCGATTCTGGCCGTGCTCGAGGATGACACTCTCACCCATGGCCCGCTGGAGGCGCTCTTTACCCTGGAGGAGGAGACCTCCATGGGCGGGGCGCTGAATCTTGCCGAGAACTGGCTGGACGGGTCGCTTCTGCTCAACCTGGACAGCGAAGAGCGCGGTGAGGCCTACATTGGCTGCGCGGGCGGCGCCGACGTCATGGTCGATGCGCGCCTGCCGGGCAAGGCGCTGGCCGAGCGTGAGACGGTGATCGAACTTGCGCTGACCGGGCTCAAGGGCGGCCACTCGGGGATCGATATCCACAAGCCGCTGGGCAACGCCAACCGCCTGCTGGTGCGGGCGCTGCGGGCTCTCGATATGCTCGACGCGCGCCTGATCGACTACAAGGGCGGCACGCTGCGAAACGCCATCCCCCGCGAGGCCTTTGCCACGCTGGCGCTGCCCATCGATGAGCTCGACACCGCGTTCGACAAGATCGCAAGGCTCGAAGAGGTGCTGAAAGCGGAGCTTGGCAGCGGTGACCCGAACGTGTCGCTCAAGGCGCGCCGTGTCGAGGCCGTGGTCGAGGCGGAGCCCTTGACCCACGATGCCAGCACCATGCTGATCTCGGCGCTTTACGCCGCCCCCTGTGGCGTCGAGCGCATGAGCGCCGACGTCGAGGGCGTGGTCGAAACCTCGAACAACCTGGGCGTTTTGAGCCTCGAGCAGGGCCGGCTGCACCTGTGCGCTTTGGTGCGCTCGCTGCACGACAGCGCCGCCGAGGCGTTGGCCGACCGCTTCAGCGCGCTGTTCGGTTTGATGGGCGCGCGGGTCAAGGTGGAAAACGGCTACCCGGGCTGGGCGCCGAATCCGCAAAGCGCTTTGCTTGCGATCTTCAAGGCGCGCCATCAGGCGGTGCTGGGTTCTGAGCCCGCGGTGAAGGTGATCCACGCCGGGCTCGAGTGCGGCATTCTCGGCACCAAGTATCCCGACCTTGACATGATCTCCTTCGGCCCGCTGATTCGCGGCGCCCACTCGCCGGACGAGCGGGTCGAGCTTGCCTCCGTGACGGAGTTCTGGACGATGCTGCGCGCGCTGATCGAAGCGCTGGCAGAAAAACGCTAG
- a CDS encoding Dps family protein, whose translation MSEFNSIGLHEDSASQLAEKLNHLLANYQIFYMNVRGYHWNVKGNDFFQLHEKFEEFYTDLLTKVDEVAERILTLGHKPVHAYSDYAKLSRIQEDKDVFDGQTCVKGVLDGYQTLIALQREVLALASDADDEGTASQAGDYIREQEKTVWMLNAYLSK comes from the coding sequence ATGTCCGAGTTCAACAGCATTGGTCTACACGAAGACAGCGCCAGCCAGCTCGCCGAAAAGCTGAACCACCTGCTGGCCAACTACCAGATCTTTTACATGAACGTGCGCGGCTACCACTGGAACGTGAAAGGCAACGACTTTTTCCAGCTGCACGAGAAGTTCGAGGAGTTCTACACCGACCTTCTGACCAAGGTCGACGAAGTCGCCGAGCGCATCCTGACCCTGGGCCACAAGCCGGTGCACGCCTACAGCGACTACGCCAAGCTCTCGCGCATTCAGGAAGACAAGGACGTGTTCGACGGCCAGACCTGCGTAAAAGGCGTGCTCGACGGATACCAGACGCTGATCGCGCTGCAGCGCGAAGTGCTGGCGCTGGCCTCCGACGCCGACGACGAAGGCACCGCCTCTCAGGCCGGCGATTACATCCGCGAGCAGGAAAAGACCGTGTGGATGCTCAACGCTTATCTGAGTAAATAA
- a CDS encoding glycerate kinase, producing the protein MNVVLCPDSFKDALGADAAAHAMAEGVKRACPTAAVHPCPLADGGEGSLEALISATGAERRECTVQDALGRARLARWGWLARERTAFIELAEASGLQHLSRAERSALRTSTFGVGELFRAALDAGAEKALLLLGGSATNDAGAGMLQALGATLKDREGNALAPGGAALFELETLDLSGLDPRLAGLTVEAAVDVDNPLLGERGASAVFGPQKGATPDDVAALDAALARFADVSAQALGDDLRELAGAGAAGGMGFAAASFLGATLKPGIEIIMRQANLPALIEQADLVITGEGRLDGQSLAGKTPIGVARAAKRLGKPVVVLAGSLGDGWQACFDEGVTAAFALADGPMSLEEALPRTAELLSARCEGVVRLFQNRPTASGG; encoded by the coding sequence ATGAACGTCGTGCTTTGCCCGGATAGCTTCAAGGATGCCCTCGGCGCCGACGCGGCCGCCCACGCCATGGCCGAAGGCGTCAAGCGGGCGTGTCCGACGGCGGCCGTGCACCCCTGCCCGCTGGCCGACGGCGGCGAGGGAAGTCTCGAGGCGCTGATCAGCGCCACCGGCGCCGAGCGGCGCGAGTGCACGGTTCAGGACGCCCTCGGCCGGGCCCGGTTGGCACGCTGGGGCTGGCTTGCCCGCGAGCGTACCGCATTTATCGAGCTGGCAGAAGCGAGCGGCCTGCAGCACCTGTCGCGTGCCGAGCGCAGCGCCCTGCGCACCAGCACCTTCGGCGTCGGCGAGCTGTTCCGGGCCGCACTCGACGCCGGCGCCGAGAAGGCGCTGCTACTGCTCGGCGGTAGCGCCACCAACGACGCCGGCGCCGGCATGCTCCAGGCCCTCGGCGCTACGCTTAAAGACCGCGAAGGCAACGCGCTGGCCCCGGGTGGGGCGGCGCTTTTCGAGCTCGAAACGCTGGATCTTTCCGGGCTCGACCCGCGCCTGGCGGGGCTTACCGTGGAAGCGGCGGTGGACGTGGACAACCCGCTATTGGGTGAGCGCGGCGCCAGCGCCGTGTTCGGCCCGCAAAAAGGCGCCACCCCGGACGATGTCGCCGCGCTCGACGCAGCCCTTGCGCGCTTTGCCGACGTCAGTGCCCAGGCACTGGGTGACGATCTTCGCGAGCTCGCCGGCGCCGGGGCGGCCGGTGGCATGGGCTTTGCCGCGGCGAGCTTTCTCGGCGCGACGCTCAAGCCCGGCATCGAGATCATCATGCGCCAGGCGAATCTGCCCGCGCTGATCGAGCAGGCAGACCTTGTCATCACCGGCGAAGGCCGCCTGGACGGCCAGAGTCTGGCTGGCAAAACGCCGATCGGCGTGGCGCGGGCGGCGAAGCGCTTGGGCAAACCGGTGGTGGTGCTGGCGGGAAGTCTGGGCGACGGCTGGCAGGCGTGTTTTGATGAAGGCGTCACCGCCGCCTTCGCCCTGGCCGACGGCCCGATGAGCCTCGAGGAGGCGCTACCGCGCACCGCCGAGCTGTTGAGCGCGCGCTGTGAAGGCGTGGTGCGGCTCTTCCAAAACCGCCCTACCGCAAGCGGCGGTTGA
- a CDS encoding DUF1007 family protein → MNRSALTRALLAAGSLLLASGAQAHPHGWIDLSVTVVTDEQGRVTAFDQIWRMDPFYSLIVFDELRNVADATFEEGLDQLGQDIRDNLSAQHYFTRAWLDGEPLALGEVSEYTTYERDSRLVYMFSLPLAEPVALDGARLEYQIYDPTYYIEVVHEEQDGAPAESALTLVGDETSCALGVSQASPDPELVLQAALLDKGDEGEPELGRYFAETGHIDCSES, encoded by the coding sequence TTGAACCGTTCTGCATTAACACGCGCCTTGCTTGCGGCCGGCTCACTTTTGTTGGCCAGCGGCGCGCAGGCCCACCCCCACGGCTGGATCGATCTCAGTGTGACGGTCGTGACCGATGAGCAGGGCCGCGTCACCGCCTTCGATCAGATCTGGCGGATGGACCCGTTCTACAGCCTGATCGTGTTCGACGAGCTGCGAAACGTGGCGGACGCCACCTTCGAGGAGGGGCTCGACCAGCTCGGTCAGGACATTCGCGACAACCTTTCGGCGCAGCACTACTTCACACGAGCCTGGCTCGACGGCGAGCCGCTGGCGCTGGGCGAGGTGAGCGAGTACACCACCTATGAACGTGATAGCCGCCTGGTGTACATGTTCTCGCTGCCGCTGGCCGAACCCGTGGCCCTCGACGGTGCGCGGCTCGAGTACCAGATCTATGACCCGACCTACTACATCGAAGTGGTCCACGAAGAGCAGGATGGCGCCCCAGCCGAAAGCGCGCTGACGCTTGTTGGCGATGAGACGTCCTGCGCGCTCGGCGTCTCTCAAGCCAGCCCGGACCCGGAGCTTGTGCTGCAGGCCGCGCTGCTGGACAAGGGCGATGAGGGGGAGCCGGAGCTCGGTCGCTACTTTGCCGAAACCGGCCATATCGACTGCAGTGAATCCTGA
- a CDS encoding nickel/cobalt transporter, with product MLPTARNTFTNKHRTSNASPSSARFKTGLTLALVIGLIGLAIWAATLWFQGASLQILAWQRELHRALTLSITELARTPSNSAWVTLLSVSFGYGVFHAAGPGHGKAVLATYLASHGGATRRALGLSFAASILQGVTAIVMVGVLVFGLGFLTRQAMGQVVWVEQGSFLLVALLGVWLCVRAARKLRHAYRSRAPAVLTPVSQGPGLLSAPSHGHFHPHHQHEHGDHHEHGAHCCGGAHHVEPDQALDWRTALMTVGAIGLRPCSGAVLLLGAAGLLGQFWVGVSAVVAMSLGTGITVSALALASVFARGWATRRLARQSQSRAVEKIAAWAALAGGVVIVALGVSLSVAGFDQPASSPLFSEPPARSSSAPFGPGA from the coding sequence ATGCTCCCTACCGCCCGAAACACGTTTACCAATAAGCATCGAACTTCCAACGCGTCGCCCTCGAGCGCGCGCTTCAAAACCGGGCTCACGCTTGCGTTGGTGATCGGCCTGATTGGGCTTGCCATCTGGGCGGCCACGCTCTGGTTCCAGGGTGCGAGCCTGCAGATTCTGGCCTGGCAGCGTGAGCTTCATCGGGCGCTGACGCTCTCCATCACCGAGCTTGCGCGCACGCCGTCGAACTCGGCGTGGGTGACGCTTCTGAGCGTAAGCTTTGGCTACGGCGTATTCCACGCCGCGGGCCCGGGTCACGGCAAGGCGGTGCTGGCGACCTATCTCGCCTCCCACGGCGGCGCGACCCGCCGTGCTCTGGGGCTCTCGTTTGCCGCTTCGATCCTGCAAGGGGTGACCGCTATCGTCATGGTTGGCGTGCTGGTGTTCGGGCTGGGCTTTTTGACCCGCCAGGCGATGGGGCAGGTGGTGTGGGTCGAGCAGGGCAGTTTTTTGCTGGTCGCGCTGTTGGGCGTCTGGCTCTGCGTGCGCGCGGCGCGAAAGCTGCGCCATGCCTATCGCTCCAGGGCGCCGGCGGTGTTGACGCCGGTGTCGCAAGGCCCGGGGCTGCTCTCGGCGCCCAGCCACGGCCATTTCCATCCGCATCATCAGCACGAGCACGGCGACCATCATGAACACGGCGCCCACTGCTGCGGCGGCGCGCACCATGTCGAACCGGACCAGGCGCTTGATTGGCGCACCGCGCTGATGACCGTTGGCGCGATTGGCCTGCGCCCCTGTTCCGGGGCGGTGCTGTTACTCGGGGCGGCGGGGCTTTTAGGCCAGTTTTGGGTTGGCGTCAGCGCAGTGGTCGCGATGTCGCTGGGCACCGGTATTACGGTATCGGCGCTGGCGCTGGCCAGCGTGTTCGCTCGGGGCTGGGCGACCCGGCGGCTGGCGCGTCAATCGCAAAGCCGCGCGGTCGAAAAGATCGCTGCCTGGGCGGCGCTGGCCGGAGGTGTTGTGATCGTGGCGTTGGGCGTGTCGCTGTCGGTCGCGGGCTTCGATCAGCCGGCGAGCTCGCCACTGTTCAGCGAGCCGCCGGCGCGCTCGAGCAGCGCCCCCTTTGGTCCTGGCGCTTGA
- a CDS encoding HIT domain-containing protein, with translation MSTFELDSRLAADTLSLADLPLCRALLMNDARFPWVILVPRRPGVREIFELSNDDQTQLHRETTALGQALQLAFQGDKLNVAALGNVVSQLHVHLVVRFTRDDAWPAPVWGKGEAVPYSPTLQRERRERILAHMDKLDV, from the coding sequence ATGAGCACTTTCGAGCTGGATAGCCGCCTGGCCGCCGACACCCTGTCGCTTGCCGACCTGCCGCTTTGCCGCGCGCTGTTGATGAACGACGCGCGCTTTCCCTGGGTGATTCTGGTGCCGCGCCGGCCAGGCGTGCGCGAGATATTCGAGCTTTCAAACGACGACCAAACGCAGCTTCACCGGGAGACCACCGCGCTTGGCCAGGCGCTTCAGCTGGCCTTTCAAGGCGACAAGCTCAACGTGGCAGCACTGGGCAACGTCGTCAGCCAGCTTCATGTGCATCTGGTGGTGCGCTTTACGCGCGATGACGCCTGGCCGGCGCCGGTATGGGGCAAGGGCGAGGCGGTGCCCTATAGCCCGACGCTTCAACGCGAGCGCCGCGAGCGGATTCTGGCCCACATGGATAAGCTCGACGTTTAG
- a CDS encoding entericidin A/B family lipoprotein, translating into MKKLLAVSFIMLISASALAGCNTISGAGKDVQAGGQAVQDAAE; encoded by the coding sequence ATGAAAAAACTACTCGCCGTAAGCTTCATTATGCTGATCAGCGCTTCAGCGTTGGCCGGTTGCAACACCATTTCCGGCGCAGGCAAGGACGTGCAAGCGGGCGGCCAGGCCGTGCAGGACGCCGCCGAGTAA
- a CDS encoding I78 family peptidase inhibitor: MPNLDRFLRTCLTATGALTLGVLLSACAAQTGVAQAPSSPDVSAPPPPRVADNAPPATSQGACNIASLEAVGEPLTEARSRELMSQSGARDVRVLPPNSVATMDYREDRLNIELDEAGRITALRCG; the protein is encoded by the coding sequence ATGCCCAATCTTGATCGCTTTCTTAGAACCTGCCTGACGGCCACTGGCGCGCTGACCCTCGGTGTGCTCCTGAGCGCCTGTGCGGCTCAGACCGGCGTCGCCCAGGCGCCGAGCAGCCCGGACGTCAGTGCCCCGCCGCCGCCCCGGGTCGCCGACAACGCGCCGCCCGCTACCTCGCAGGGCGCCTGCAATATCGCTTCGCTCGAGGCCGTTGGCGAACCGCTGACCGAGGCGCGCTCTCGCGAGCTCATGAGTCAGAGTGGCGCGCGCGATGTGCGCGTGTTGCCACCCAATAGCGTGGCGACCATGGACTACCGCGAAGACCGGCTCAACATCGAGCTCGACGAGGCCGGGCGCATCACCGCGCTGCGCTGCGGCTAA
- a CDS encoding LysE family translocator, whose protein sequence is MGSEWLLLLGPVALFMMSMTLTPGPNNLMLTASGANFGVRRTLPHMGGIVGGCFCLYLAIALGLGTLFERFPVLQWSLRWAGSAYLLYLAYKIATAPPPNLSDTRARGKPLTFGQAALFQLANPKAWVLGLALIAGFLPENGPMLLNAVLLVGMAELTALPCLLVWAVFGVAIGRFIKTAAAWRAFNVTMGLLTAACVVLILR, encoded by the coding sequence ATGGGCAGTGAGTGGCTGTTACTACTGGGGCCGGTGGCGCTTTTCATGATGTCGATGACGCTGACGCCGGGGCCGAACAACCTGATGCTGACCGCCTCCGGGGCGAACTTCGGCGTGCGCCGAACGCTGCCCCACATGGGCGGCATCGTCGGCGGCTGCTTCTGTCTTTATCTCGCCATTGCGCTGGGCCTTGGCACGCTGTTCGAGCGTTTTCCGGTGTTGCAGTGGAGCCTGCGCTGGGCGGGCAGCGCTTATCTGCTCTATCTCGCTTACAAAATCGCCACGGCGCCGCCGCCGAACCTGAGCGATACTCGCGCCAGGGGCAAGCCGCTGACCTTCGGCCAGGCGGCGCTTTTCCAGCTCGCCAATCCCAAGGCCTGGGTGCTGGGGCTTGCGCTAATCGCCGGGTTTCTGCCGGAAAACGGCCCGATGCTGCTTAATGCGGTGCTTCTGGTGGGGATGGCCGAACTCACCGCCCTGCCGTGTTTGCTGGTGTGGGCGGTGTTTGGCGTGGCGATCGGGCGCTTCATCAAGACCGCGGCGGCCTGGCGGGCGTTCAACGTGACGATGGGGCTTTTGACCGCCGCCTGCGTGGTGCTGATTCTGCGTTAG
- a CDS encoding ion transporter — MLARERHPKLPRAVEYAHIGWDFFILAAVIANLALLLFDSLFLLGWFEQLVQRASPGFHGFYDAEIHSRFFAIDLVFVTIFVIDVLLGWTAAIIERRYHRWFFYPFIHWYDVLGCIPLAGFRWLRALRVLSLVHRLHRLGLIDVRNWSSFRFVMKYYDILLEELSDRIALRLMGNVQQQILAADSLTERLVDRVIMPRKSELIKEISQRLESTVGKAYQQNRQEIMTSIDALITRTLLETPEIQRLNRLPMGETASSAMQAALSGVAQRLVDELALGIHSPEFRQMIERTADSGFDSWLTVDDTSAHVTEQVLYDILEMLKEQVRRQRWRDRYE, encoded by the coding sequence ATGCTGGCCAGAGAGCGCCACCCCAAACTACCCCGCGCCGTGGAGTACGCGCACATCGGCTGGGACTTTTTCATTCTGGCCGCGGTGATCGCGAACCTGGCGCTGTTGCTGTTCGATTCGCTGTTTCTGCTCGGCTGGTTCGAGCAGCTGGTACAGCGCGCCTCGCCAGGCTTTCACGGCTTCTACGACGCCGAAATTCACAGCCGATTTTTCGCCATCGACCTGGTGTTCGTCACGATTTTCGTCATCGACGTGCTCTTGGGGTGGACGGCAGCGATCATCGAGCGCCGCTATCACCGCTGGTTCTTCTACCCGTTCATCCACTGGTACGACGTACTGGGCTGCATTCCGCTGGCGGGCTTTCGCTGGCTGCGCGCGCTCAGAGTGCTGTCGCTGGTCCACCGGCTCCACCGGTTAGGGCTGATCGACGTGCGCAACTGGTCGAGCTTTCGCTTTGTCATGAAGTATTACGACATCCTGCTCGAGGAGCTCTCTGATCGTATCGCGCTGCGTTTGATGGGCAACGTGCAGCAGCAAATTCTGGCCGCCGACTCGCTGACCGAGCGCCTCGTCGACCGGGTGATCATGCCGCGCAAGAGCGAGCTGATCAAGGAGATCTCCCAGCGGCTGGAGTCCACCGTGGGCAAGGCGTACCAGCAAAATCGCCAGGAGATCATGACCTCCATCGACGCTTTGATCACGCGCACGCTGCTTGAGACCCCGGAGATCCAGCGGCTCAATCGCCTGCCCATGGGCGAAACCGCTTCCAGCGCCATGCAGGCGGCACTCAGCGGCGTCGCCCAGCGGCTGGTGGACGAGTTGGCGCTGGGTATCCACTCACCGGAGTTTCGCCAAATGATCGAGCGCACCGCGGACAGCGGCTTTGACAGCTGGCTGACCGTGGACGACACCAGCGCTCACGTCACCGAGCAGGTGCTCTACGACATTCTGGAAATGCTCAAGGAGCAGGTGCGCCGACAGCGCTGGAGAGACCGCTATGAATAG
- a CDS encoding acyl-CoA thioesterase, which yields MTDIFSADSALPGQRELSMTVLMTPDMANFSGKVHGGAILKKLDEVAYACASRYSGHYVVTLSVDQVLFKQPIMVGELVTFLASVNHVGRSSMEIGIKVVAEDIREKLIRHTNSCYLTMVAVDREGQPAQVAPLSLNTPLQKLRFEKAALRKKHRKQAEQEEKRAQQHLRDD from the coding sequence ATGACGGACATTTTTAGCGCTGACAGCGCCCTGCCGGGCCAGCGCGAACTCTCCATGACGGTATTGATGACGCCGGACATGGCCAACTTCAGTGGCAAGGTGCATGGCGGCGCGATTCTCAAAAAGCTCGACGAGGTGGCCTACGCCTGCGCCAGCCGCTACTCCGGCCACTACGTGGTCACCCTTTCCGTGGACCAGGTACTGTTCAAACAGCCGATCATGGTCGGCGAGCTGGTCACGTTTTTGGCCAGCGTCAACCACGTGGGCCGCTCCTCGATGGAGATCGGCATCAAGGTGGTGGCCGAAGACATCCGCGAAAAGCTGATTCGTCATACCAACAGCTGCTATCTGACCATGGTCGCGGTCGACCGGGAGGGCCAGCCCGCCCAGGTGGCGCCGCTGTCACTGAATACGCCGCTTCAGAAGCTGCGCTTTGAAAAAGCGGCGCTACGCAAGAAGCATCGAAAGCAGGCCGAGCAGGAAGAGAAGCGCGCCCAGCAGCACCTCAGAGACGACTAG